The following are from one region of the Puniceicoccus vermicola genome:
- a CDS encoding phage holin family protein, whose translation MAAIPFFLRLIAVALGLGVAQWTSDSVSFASGYSFAFSVLILGAVLTLLKPVLVLLMLPFVILTLGVGLWFVNALLVMLTSSLIPGFYLADWGSAFWSAIWVSLFTLGAMAMSGKKDQGFRRVVVHQSGFRRNGSAPGASPEQNPKKAPKKEDDDVIDI comes from the coding sequence ATGGCCGCCATTCCCTTCTTTCTAAGGCTAATCGCCGTTGCTCTGGGCCTGGGCGTCGCCCAATGGACCTCCGACTCCGTCTCCTTCGCGAGCGGATACAGTTTTGCCTTCTCGGTCCTCATCCTCGGCGCCGTCTTGACCCTCCTGAAACCGGTTCTGGTTCTGCTCATGCTACCCTTTGTGATTCTGACCCTGGGAGTCGGCCTGTGGTTCGTGAACGCCCTCTTGGTCATGCTGACCTCCTCGCTGATCCCCGGATTCTATCTGGCCGACTGGGGATCCGCTTTCTGGAGTGCAATCTGGGTCAGCCTCTTCACCCTCGGAGCCATGGCAATGTCCGGAAAGAAAGACCAGGGATTCCGCCGCGTGGTGGTGCATCAGAGTGGATTTCGACGGAACGGATCAGCTCCAGGAGCAAGCCCCGAGCAGAATCCCAAGAAAGCTCCGAAAAAAGAAGATGACGACGTCATCGACATCTAA
- the lpdA gene encoding dihydrolipoyl dehydrogenase: MSKETTKYDLVVIGGGPAGYAGAIKAGQMGKKVACVEMERAGGTCLNWGCIPSKALLSSAELYQRMLHAEDFGFKTGKIDIDFSKVMKRSRNVADQMAKGIEFLFKKNKVDYVRGKARVEKGNKVVVFEGTDKGKTLEADKVLVATGCKPRMIPGVEHDGERVMNSRDALGMTEQPKSIVIIGAGAIGAEFAYFLNALGTKVTLVEMLPKILPIEDNEISDSVARAFKKQGIDCHTDTKVEDIKPTKTKVSMTLTKGDNKEKIEAEKILVAIGVQANTEGLFGEGISLDMDRNYIKTKEDYQTSVKGVYAAGDIIGPPWLAHVATFEAVQAVRGMFEKHKPEKVKLFPGCTYCQPQVASIGKTEQKLKEEKIPYKVGKFPFTASGKAVAAAHSEGFVKLLVDKEYGEILGAHIVGAEATELITEYVLGMKVEATAEEIHDTIHAHPTLSEALMEASAAVYGEAIHI, translated from the coding sequence ATGAGCAAAGAAACTACGAAGTACGATCTGGTAGTCATCGGCGGGGGTCCCGCGGGTTACGCAGGAGCCATCAAAGCCGGTCAGATGGGCAAAAAAGTTGCCTGTGTAGAAATGGAGCGCGCGGGAGGAACCTGTCTGAACTGGGGCTGTATTCCCTCCAAAGCACTTCTGAGTAGCGCCGAACTTTATCAGCGCATGCTTCACGCAGAAGATTTTGGATTCAAAACCGGGAAAATCGACATCGATTTCTCAAAAGTCATGAAGCGCTCGCGCAACGTCGCGGACCAAATGGCCAAGGGAATCGAGTTTCTTTTCAAGAAAAACAAAGTCGACTACGTTCGCGGCAAAGCCCGAGTGGAGAAAGGCAACAAAGTCGTTGTCTTCGAAGGCACTGACAAGGGTAAGACTCTCGAAGCCGATAAGGTCCTCGTCGCCACAGGTTGTAAACCGCGGATGATCCCCGGCGTCGAGCACGACGGCGAGCGGGTGATGAACTCCCGTGACGCTCTCGGCATGACGGAACAGCCAAAGTCGATCGTCATTATCGGCGCGGGCGCAATCGGAGCCGAATTCGCCTACTTCCTCAATGCACTCGGCACCAAGGTCACTCTCGTCGAAATGCTTCCGAAAATCCTCCCGATTGAGGATAACGAGATCTCTGATTCCGTCGCCCGCGCGTTCAAGAAGCAAGGGATCGATTGCCACACCGACACCAAGGTCGAGGACATCAAGCCAACGAAAACGAAGGTCTCGATGACTCTCACCAAAGGGGACAATAAGGAGAAAATCGAAGCGGAGAAAATCCTCGTCGCCATCGGCGTTCAGGCCAACACCGAGGGGCTCTTCGGCGAAGGCATCTCCCTCGATATGGACCGCAACTACATCAAGACGAAGGAAGACTACCAGACCAGCGTCAAAGGCGTCTACGCCGCCGGTGACATCATTGGACCGCCCTGGCTCGCCCACGTCGCCACTTTCGAGGCCGTTCAAGCCGTTCGTGGGATGTTTGAAAAGCACAAGCCCGAAAAAGTGAAGCTCTTCCCCGGTTGCACCTACTGCCAGCCCCAGGTGGCCAGCATTGGAAAGACCGAACAGAAGCTCAAGGAGGAGAAGATCCCTTACAAGGTCGGAAAATTCCCCTTCACCGCTTCGGGCAAGGCCGTTGCCGCCGCCCACTCCGAAGGTTTTGTCAAGCTGCTCGTCGACAAGGAATACGGCGAGATCCTCGGTGCCCACATCGTCGGAGCCGAGGCCACCGAGCTCATCACAGAGTATGTTCTCGGTATGAAGGTCGAAGCCACTGCGGAAGAGATCCACGACACCATCCACGCCCACCCGACTTTGAGCGAAGCGTTGATGGAAGCCTCGGCAGCCGTCTACGGCGAAGCGATTCATATCTAA
- a CDS encoding DUF3108 domain-containing protein: MSLGTGHFRSYGLLMNWHAPLFFMLMLSPVVAADGPVLGEKAIYELRWSYFAVGSVEISLNKADDSEELHQATLDAKANAFMRRFHNFHTIITSQFPPEIGKSHGYARNELVEENTHETFFDWEEETVRYSKNGDVRNPLELKPLTQDPLSIVFAFRTGAVPHTPGVHQVWVTDGEVIDLVDFEVSEPETVKTPAGKFETFRVTADFKGVRAIFARPDGALIDVWLTNDERMIPVKLKSEATIGSFRSELEEYQVDGETVEL, translated from the coding sequence GTGTCTCTTGGCACCGGACATTTTCGCAGTTACGGTCTTTTGATGAATTGGCACGCCCCTCTGTTTTTTATGCTCATGCTGTCTCCAGTCGTTGCGGCGGATGGACCGGTTTTAGGCGAAAAAGCCATCTACGAACTGCGCTGGAGCTATTTCGCCGTGGGATCCGTCGAAATCTCGCTGAACAAAGCGGACGATTCGGAGGAGCTGCACCAAGCCACCCTGGATGCGAAAGCGAATGCCTTCATGCGAAGGTTTCACAACTTCCATACGATCATCACGAGCCAGTTCCCGCCGGAGATTGGGAAATCACACGGGTACGCCCGGAACGAGCTGGTGGAGGAGAATACCCACGAAACCTTCTTCGATTGGGAGGAGGAGACCGTCCGCTATTCAAAAAATGGTGATGTCCGAAACCCATTGGAGTTGAAGCCACTCACTCAGGATCCGCTGTCGATTGTTTTTGCCTTCCGCACTGGAGCGGTCCCGCACACTCCCGGAGTGCATCAGGTCTGGGTGACCGATGGCGAAGTCATTGATCTTGTCGATTTTGAGGTGAGTGAGCCCGAAACGGTCAAAACCCCAGCGGGAAAATTCGAAACCTTTCGCGTAACCGCCGATTTTAAAGGAGTCCGTGCCATTTTCGCCCGCCCAGATGGCGCCCTCATCGATGTCTGGCTCACAAACGACGAGCGCATGATTCCCGTGAAACTCAAAAGTGAAGCCACGATCGGCAGCTTCCGCTCCGAGCTTGAGGAGTATCAAGTGGACGGTGAGACGGTGGAACTTTGA
- a CDS encoding ABC transporter ATP-binding protein, with translation MGSTLGGAETGQKTDNWTLIKRLLRFAWQFRTRCLLVIVLQSLILCLTIGSVNLAGVAIDYLKVHLTGSGDLVWPLGIEPPPGTDPFHVILGIGLCVGLFAILRAILEYYNELSRSLLIHVDIVLRLRGLVYEKMQRLSFRFFDKNASGTLINRVTSDVQSTRAFIDQVVVQVFVMSVSLIVYLGYMLSYHVPLTLACLVTTPILAYASTWFAKKLRPNYLKNSELMDRMVLNFSESMQGIQMIKGFALEKLREKDFEEQTQAVRNKRQEIFWLTSNFAPFVGGLTQINLIVLLAYGGYLVIQGQLPLGTGLVAFAALLQQFSNQVANLAGIADSVQQSLTGARRVFEVLDAPVEIQSPENPVPLEKIQGEIRFEDVTFGFDPDRSILRNIDLEAKPGQIIAIAGATGSGKSQLMSLIPRFYDPEEGRVLLDGHDLREIDVKTIRRNVGIVFQENFLFSNSIAANISFGNPSATREQIEKAARIACAHDFIMAMPNGYDSILSESGSNLSGGQQQRLAIARAVLLEPSILLLDDPTAAIDPETEHEIMAAIDSAISGRTTFIVAHRLSTLRRADQVIVLDRGEIIQRGHHNELMQQEGLYRSAVQLQAIDPDSMALIAEAERRQR, from the coding sequence ATGGGAAGTACACTCGGCGGAGCAGAGACAGGGCAGAAGACCGACAATTGGACGTTGATCAAGCGGCTGCTCCGTTTCGCGTGGCAATTTCGGACCCGCTGCCTCCTGGTCATTGTCCTCCAATCGCTCATCCTTTGCCTGACCATCGGCAGTGTTAATCTGGCCGGGGTGGCCATTGACTATCTGAAAGTTCACCTGACCGGAAGCGGCGACCTTGTCTGGCCTCTCGGGATCGAACCTCCCCCCGGAACCGACCCCTTCCACGTCATTCTCGGAATCGGACTCTGCGTCGGCCTCTTCGCCATTTTGCGGGCCATCCTCGAATACTACAACGAACTCTCCCGCAGTCTTCTCATCCACGTCGACATCGTCCTCCGTCTTCGGGGATTGGTTTACGAAAAGATGCAGCGGCTCTCCTTCCGGTTTTTCGACAAGAATGCGAGTGGCACTCTGATCAACCGGGTCACCTCGGACGTCCAGTCTACCCGCGCCTTTATCGACCAAGTCGTGGTCCAGGTTTTCGTCATGAGCGTTTCGCTGATCGTCTACCTCGGCTATATGCTTAGCTACCACGTGCCGCTCACGCTTGCCTGTCTCGTCACCACCCCCATCCTCGCCTACGCCTCAACTTGGTTCGCGAAAAAGCTCCGCCCGAACTATTTGAAGAACAGCGAGTTGATGGACCGGATGGTTCTGAATTTTTCCGAGAGCATGCAGGGGATCCAGATGATTAAAGGATTTGCCCTGGAGAAGTTGCGGGAGAAGGACTTCGAGGAACAAACCCAAGCCGTCCGCAACAAGCGCCAGGAGATTTTTTGGCTCACTAGTAATTTTGCCCCTTTTGTCGGAGGTCTCACCCAGATCAACCTGATCGTCCTTCTCGCCTATGGCGGGTATCTGGTCATCCAGGGGCAGCTTCCGTTGGGCACCGGGCTCGTCGCCTTCGCCGCCCTTCTGCAGCAATTCTCCAATCAGGTCGCCAATCTGGCGGGGATCGCTGACAGCGTTCAGCAAAGTTTGACGGGGGCTCGCCGCGTTTTTGAGGTTCTCGACGCTCCGGTGGAAATTCAGTCTCCGGAAAATCCCGTTCCCCTTGAGAAGATTCAGGGAGAAATTCGATTCGAAGACGTCACTTTCGGATTCGACCCGGACCGATCAATCCTTCGCAACATCGATCTCGAGGCGAAACCGGGGCAGATCATCGCCATCGCCGGAGCCACCGGATCCGGAAAGAGTCAGCTCATGAGCCTGATCCCTCGCTTTTACGATCCCGAGGAAGGCCGGGTTCTCCTCGACGGGCACGACCTCCGCGAGATCGACGTGAAAACCATCCGCCGCAATGTCGGGATCGTCTTCCAAGAGAACTTTCTCTTCTCCAATTCGATCGCGGCAAACATCTCTTTCGGAAATCCCTCAGCGACCCGGGAACAGATCGAAAAAGCCGCCCGCATTGCCTGCGCCCATGACTTCATCATGGCCATGCCGAATGGATATGATTCGATTCTCAGTGAATCGGGAAGCAACCTTTCCGGCGGGCAGCAGCAACGGCTGGCCATTGCCCGGGCTGTTCTTTTGGAGCCTTCGATCCTCCTCCTCGACGATCCGACGGCGGCCATCGATCCCGAGACCGAGCACGAGATCATGGCGGCGATCGACAGTGCCATCTCCGGCCGCACCACCTTCATCGTGGCTCATCGCCTTTCGACCCTGCGCCGTGCGGACCAAGTGATCGTTCTCGATCGCGGAGAAATCATTCAACGCGGACACCACAACGAACTCATGCAGCAAGAAGGCCTCTACCGATCCGCGGTTCAACTCCAGGCGATTGATCCCGACAGTATGGCCCTCATCGCCGAAGCGGAAAGGAGGCAGCGATGA
- the nadA gene encoding quinolinate synthase NadA: MTATQTDFTPYVVEPDTRSEGLSDIQQEILELKKEKNAVILAHNYQINEIQEVADYLGDSLGLAFQAAETEADQILFCGVHFMAETAKIVNPTRKVILPDMDAGCSLSDSCPPEKLAAYKEENPDVYVVAYINCSAGVKALCDVICTSGNAAKIVSQVPEDREILFVPDQNLGQWVTQKTGRQMRLWPGSCYVHVLFTVKSIERVKEKFPGAPVMAHPECTDAVRSVADHVCSTEGMVQFAREFPGENIIVATESSMLHRLRRDVPEKRFIAAPAQQVACGDYRTGTADRGACNYCRYMKMNTIEGVRDALKYGQPEIIMDEEIRKKAYIPLKRMLDWSR; encoded by the coding sequence ATGACAGCGACGCAGACAGATTTTACGCCCTACGTGGTCGAGCCCGATACTCGCAGCGAGGGTTTGAGTGACATCCAGCAGGAAATCCTTGAGCTCAAAAAGGAGAAGAATGCGGTGATTCTCGCGCACAACTACCAGATCAATGAGATCCAGGAGGTGGCCGATTATCTGGGTGACTCGTTGGGACTTGCCTTTCAGGCAGCGGAGACCGAAGCGGACCAGATCCTCTTCTGCGGGGTCCATTTCATGGCGGAGACCGCCAAGATCGTCAATCCGACCCGCAAGGTGATTCTCCCCGACATGGATGCGGGGTGCTCACTTTCCGATTCATGCCCGCCGGAGAAGCTCGCAGCCTATAAGGAGGAGAATCCGGATGTCTACGTCGTGGCCTACATCAATTGCTCCGCGGGAGTGAAAGCCCTCTGCGATGTGATTTGCACCAGTGGGAATGCGGCCAAAATTGTCAGTCAAGTCCCGGAGGATCGGGAAATCCTTTTTGTGCCCGACCAGAATTTAGGGCAGTGGGTTACGCAAAAGACCGGACGCCAGATGCGTCTATGGCCCGGCAGCTGTTACGTCCACGTTCTCTTTACCGTGAAGTCGATTGAGCGGGTGAAGGAAAAGTTCCCCGGTGCCCCGGTCATGGCCCACCCGGAGTGCACGGATGCCGTGCGTTCGGTCGCGGACCACGTTTGCAGCACCGAGGGCATGGTCCAGTTCGCTCGCGAATTTCCCGGCGAAAATATCATTGTCGCGACCGAATCGAGTATGCTCCATCGCCTGCGGAGAGACGTTCCGGAGAAGCGATTCATTGCGGCACCCGCCCAGCAAGTGGCCTGCGGAGATTACCGCACCGGCACTGCTGACCGGGGAGCTTGCAATTACTGCCGCTACATGAAGATGAACACGATTGAAGGAGTTCGCGACGCCTTGAAATACGGGCAGCCCGAGATCATCATGGACGAAGAGATTCGGAAAAAAGCCTACATTCCGCTCAAGCGCATGCTTGATTGGAGTCGGTAA